GCATAGTGTATAGAATAATGACAGGACACATAAAAGACAGGATGAATAACAGCGTCCAGCCGCTTTAAAGATAGTCCAACACTCTCATCACACAACTGTTATCTTACATCGTCTTACGTATACACCAAAGTCAAGATCTCCGTTGGATTTAGCCACCATGCCAATGCGCAAGGAACCTTTAAGCCGCCATTGGTCGCAAATGGAAATGCTTTCGTTGGGGATATTTTCTCTAGGTATTTCattcatgatcatcatccagtCCCGCGTAGTGTACGTACTAATGTATCAAATCTAGCGACAAGGACAACGCCGAAAAGCCCATCTCGTGCGACTTCTTTCGTCTGGAAAAAGGTTCACCGCTGGTGCACACATATATGTGTGACGAAATGAAGATTATCACCGAGGGAGAGTTCCAGATCTCCGATGAGACAGGACAGACGGTGAGCGCGAAACCGCGGGACGTGTTCTATTTTCCCCGTGGTACTAAAGCTACCTATACAACCGAGTCCTATGGTGTGGGTTTCTACGTATGGTTGTTCCATTCCCGTCGGTCAGATGAATGCTGATGTTGTAGGTCATTCAACGCGCTCGCAAAGCTTAGTGAGCGTTTCCCTCTTTGTCGCGAAGGCTTCCTTGATCCGAGTGAGTCGTAGAATAAGTTGAAGGGTGGATTGGAAAATGTACTCAAGTGACCAATCAGGAACAATAATCAATGTTGAACTCAATATGGTCAATCAAAGTGCTGATAAATATCCACAAACATATGCTTGAGCCCTAAACCGGATCAGGGCATACAACCATTGTCATGACTGAGGGTTTTAATACCTAGATAGTCAATATTAAGGCACCCCTGCAGTCATCTGGTTCTAGATAATATAGCCATCAGGCAGAGGTGAAAGGAGTCGGTCACATGCGTCAAGGAAATCCCTAAGGAACTGATAGACACATGTCCGAGACCAAGTTCATGTATACAGTATTTTACCTTGGTCCTTTTCGAAGTTTTAGTCACCCCTAGAGAGGCGTGCCCGAAAGCATATCTATTGAAAAGCTCACGGGGACCCAGAGTACTGAGACGCTTAAAAGATCAGACCTTGGCTGGATTACTAGTAACTGCAGCTTGCTCCTCAGTCAACCTAAGTATGTTCCATGCATAACCTACAGCTTGAACTTACTAGGTCACATGCTTTTACCTACGTTTCTAGGACGTGTGGGTGTTGCGTAGGTCAGTGGATCCTGATCGAAACGCGGCCAGATAAGGGGGGAAGGCATGTAAAGGCAGTAGAATATGTTACTTTCGTTCTTCTCCTTTTATCTCCCAGGCCAGCCACAAATCCTATAAAGAATCGGTTGGACTACTCGCACCCACAGATTCCACATTCCCTGTAGTCTTGTCACGTTCATAGATCGACAGCATTCCGCTGGTAAGGAGTATGCGACTTCACCTAACCTGCCACATTCAATTTAGGGctgtcttttcctcttttaGCTTGACGTGGAATCACCTTGGAAGTTAATGGTATTATCGCTATATGAACTGcactatgtatatatatatagtaacGCTGTAGAATATGTGAATATGATAGCATCTGTGTAAGCTTACTAATATAGTGTGAATTATGATATGGCGATTGTCTCATACCCAGTTCCCACGAGCTGTACCCCTCTAGTATTTCTCATGTCAACGCATCTCGAATTCTTAGATTTTGCTCAAGTCAAGTTCCTTTGCAACTTACATTTGGCAAGAACTATGTCAGACACTCTGGGACGCGTGAAGCGAGCCTTCTCCACTCTGACCATAcgagataagaaagaaaaaaaacgAGAGGAGATTGTCAAGACTCTACACGAGATTTACAACTCGCTAAACCCTCTACCTATGACAATCATTTCACCCAGCACACTGGCAAACCTATCGATAGACCTCCACCTCTTCAACCCAGAAGGCCATACTGCTACTACCTTTTTTCGGCCGTTAACAGCAGCTCAGCTAGCTAAATACCCAAAGGATCTAGAATCATATGAGGTGCGTCATCACCAGGAACGCAAATACTCTGATCTGGATAAAGGGGCGGATTGGTACGAAGCATATGGAGGGAGATACACTCTTTGGGATTGGGGGGAAAACATCTGCTACATGCTGGCTTGGGAACTCGGTATCGCGCCCAGGCTAGGAACTGGGAAACCCAGACCGCTGAACAACATCATAAAATGGCGAGGCAGTGAGTAAGTGCTCTCTGTACCCACAACCAATACTGTTCTTTCCGTTCTGTTCATTTTCTCTGCCCAACATCCAGCTAACGCTCTGGCTGTGTTTCTCCTAGGGGCTGGCCTGTTGAAAGTCAGTATCTCccaatgtcttcctcatACAATGAGCACTGGGAACCTCAATACCACTGGCGTCCTTGGCGTGAGGAAGATTCGCATATCAAAATCTGCCAATATCACGGTATCATTGGAAGTGATGGCCAGTTGCTACGAGAGGAACTCCTGGTTATTGTTGGCACTATTTGCACTCAGATGAATAAGGAGAGGTTCAAGAAGCACCTAGTAATTCCTGTATGTCCAGCCCCAACTCATATGCTGTGACTACTGTTACTCTTCTGACAATGTTTCTGTATaggtgatgatgttttcGTTTATGGGTGAGCGACACGAGAGGATCATCTTGGCTCAATTTGATGGCGATAGTCAAAAGCTTGTGGTACATATGTCGAAACTGTATCGCTTTCTGGccgaagacgaggattcACTTGCGTTGTTTACACGGTATGCAGCCAGCGTTGTCGAGCCATCCGGCAATATGGAAGCGCTGCACGGATAGGTTGAGATGATAATGGAATAGTGGTTGGTGGTTTCCAGGCTTCGGTGACTCGACTTCAGATTGTCTTTGTTTCACAAGAGCGGCAATTGTACTTTGTATTTTGTTTGGGgtgttccttctcttccagctGAAGAGTCCTGCGTTAATATTTTATCTTGCAGAAGCGTCCAGCGAAGGCTGTCCAGATCGCCACGAGTTAGCAGTAGTAACAATAATATTGCAGTGTTTTGTCTGTTAAGTCAAACTGACCCAAGAAACTTCCCTTTGCATCTGATGCAAAGCCTAGTTATACTAGCTTTTCTAGATTTCTCTGGTATATTATGTCATAATTGCTGCCAAGCTTTATTATGTCACTCCTAAAATCATAAGTGAGTATTAATCAAAGGATCAAATACGGTGGAGAAATTCAGTGAAGGCTGATAATGGAGGAAAGGCTGGCATATGTACAAAATTATGACCGTGACTGATATTCTACACAAGGATAGCAAGGCAAGGATACAGATCCAGCAATCGATTAACCTGTATACCAGCCTTTCTATCCTGGGTATGACCTATTGTCTATGTAGAATCGTTGACATGATCCGTTGTCTTCATACGGCGGGCGAGCGTAATTGCTTCATGGGACACTCCAAAGGAGCGAACACCATTGTATTCTCTCCAGATGGCAAAACCTTACTCTCCGCATAGGGAGACCACacaatcatcatctgggacATTAAGGCaaagcagcagcttcatgTCCTCCAGGGTCATACAAACCATGTCGTCTCGGTCGATATTTCACCAGACGGCAAACAGATTGTTTCTGTAGGTTTTGACAAGACAATAAGAGCGTAGGATGTGGCCACTGGCGCCTCACGAATAGTTGGTCAACATGCCGGTTTTGCCTTTTGCGTTAGATATTCTCCCGATGGCAAGACAATCGCCAGTACATCTGATGATCGTACTATCAGGATCTGGAGCCCCTACCCTGACCTTCTTAGTCCTAGTGGTTCAATGCTGCATTGTATTTGGCATACTGCATGGACCACTAGCCTATAAAGTGAAACTGACAAAAGGAGAACATCGATCTTCAACTATGAGTGATCGTTGCCTTCTAGGGCTATGGCCTAACTCGGCGAGATTTGCATTTATGGTTACTCTCCATTCACGTCCCT
This window of the Aspergillus oryzae RIB40 DNA, chromosome 8 genome carries:
- a CDS encoding WD40 repeat domain-containing protein (predicted protein); the encoded protein is MIRCLHTAGERNCFMGHSKGANTIGDHTIIIWDIKAKQQLHVLQGHTNHVVSVDISPDGKQIVSDVATGASRIVGQHAGFAFCVRYSPDGKTIASTSDDRTIRIWSPYPDLLSPSGSMLHCIWHTAWTTSL
- a CDS encoding uncharacterized protein (predicted protein) — translated: MNCTIVNYDMAIVSYPVPTSCTPLVFLMSTHLEFLDFAQVKFLCNLHLARTMSDTLGRVKRAFSTLTIRDKKEKKREEIVKTLHEIYNSLNPLPMTIISPSTLANLSIDLHLFNPEGHTATTFFRPLTAAQLAKYPKDLESYEVRHHQERKYSDLDKGADWYEAYGGRYTLWDWGENICYMLAWELGIAPRLGTGKPRPLNNIIKWRGSEGWPVESQYLPMSSSYNEHWEPQYHWRPWREEDSHIKICQYHGIIGSDGQLLREELLVIVGTICTQMNKERFKKHLVIPVMMFSFMGERHERIILAQFDGDSQKLVVHMSKLYRFLAEDEDSLALFTRYAASVVEPSGNMEALHG